The Meriones unguiculatus strain TT.TT164.6M chromosome 1, Bangor_MerUng_6.1, whole genome shotgun sequence genome has a segment encoding these proteins:
- the LOC110559674 gene encoding mas-related G-protein coupled receptor member A isoform X2, translating into MGESSTSAGFLSLNPSVAGIAATTTNPMDKTVPGSFNSRTLIPNLIIIISGLVGLTGNAIVFWLLGFHLRRNAFSVYILNLALADFLFLLCHVIDSTLLLLKFSYPNIVFLPCFNTIMMVPYIAGLSMLSAISTERCLSVLCPIWYRCRRPKHTSTVTCAAIWVLSLLTCILNRYFCGFLDTKYENDKRCLASNFSTAACLIFLFVVLCTSSLALLARLFCGAARMRLTRLYVTIMLTVLVFLLCGLPFGIHWFLLIWIKIDYGVFAYGLYLASLVLTAVNSCANPIIYFFVGTFRHQLRHQTLKMVLQRALQDTPETAENTVEMSSSRAEP; encoded by the coding sequence CAGCACGAGTGCAGGGTTTCTGAGCCTGAACCCCTCAGTCGCTGGAATAGCAGCCACGACAACCAACCCAATGGACAAAACCGTGCCTGGAAGCTTCAACAGCAGGACCCTGATCCCAAACTTGATCATCATCATCTCCGGACTGGTCGGGCTGACAGGAAACGCCATTGTTTTCTGGCTCCTGGGCTTCCACTTGCGCAGGAACGCTTTCTCCGTCTACATCCTCAACCTGGCCCTGGCtgacttccttttcctcctctgtcaCGTCATAGACTCGACGCTGCTTCTGCTCAAGTTTTCCTATCCGAACATTGTCTTTCTCCCGTGCTTTAACACCATCATGATGGTGCCCTACATCGCAGGCCTGAGCATGCTCAGCGCCATCAGCACGGAGCGCTGTCTCTCTGTCCTGTGTCCCATCTGGTACCGCTGCCGCCGCCCCAAACACACATCAACCGTCACCTGTGCTGCCATCTGGGTCCTGTCACTGTTGACCTGCATTCTGAACAGGTATTTCTGTGGCTTCTTGGATACCAAATACGAAAACGACAAGCGGTGTCTGGCATCAAACTTCTCTACTGCCGCGTGCCTGATTTTCCTGTTCGTGGTCCTCTGCACGTCCAGCCTGGCCCTGCTGGCCAGGTTGTTCTGTGGCGCTGCTCGGATGAGGCTCACCAGGCTGTATGTGACCATCATGCTCACCGTGCTGGTTTTTCTCCTCTGCGGCCTGCCCTTTGGCATTCACTGGTTCCTGCTAATCTGGATTAAGATTGATTATGGTGTATTTGCTTATGGTCTTTATCTGGCATCACTGGTCCTGACTGCTGTTAACAGCTGTGCCAACCCCATCATTTACTTCTTCGTGGGCACCTTCAGGCATCAGCTAAGGCACCAGACCCTCAAAATGGTTCTGCAGAGGGCCTTGCAGGACACACCGGAGACAGCTGAAAACACAGTGGAGATGTCAAGCAGCCGAGCAGAACCGTGA
- the LOC110559674 gene encoding mas-related G-protein coupled receptor member A isoform X1, whose protein sequence is MAQHVTREMAQHVTREMAQHVTREMAQPLRVHAVSASTSAGFLSLNPSVAGIAATTTNPMDKTVPGSFNSRTLIPNLIIIISGLVGLTGNAIVFWLLGFHLRRNAFSVYILNLALADFLFLLCHVIDSTLLLLKFSYPNIVFLPCFNTIMMVPYIAGLSMLSAISTERCLSVLCPIWYRCRRPKHTSTVTCAAIWVLSLLTCILNRYFCGFLDTKYENDKRCLASNFSTAACLIFLFVVLCTSSLALLARLFCGAARMRLTRLYVTIMLTVLVFLLCGLPFGIHWFLLIWIKIDYGVFAYGLYLASLVLTAVNSCANPIIYFFVGTFRHQLRHQTLKMVLQRALQDTPETAENTVEMSSSRAEP, encoded by the coding sequence CACGAGTGCAGGGTTTCTGAGCCTGAACCCCTCAGTCGCTGGAATAGCAGCCACGACAACCAACCCAATGGACAAAACCGTGCCTGGAAGCTTCAACAGCAGGACCCTGATCCCAAACTTGATCATCATCATCTCCGGACTGGTCGGGCTGACAGGAAACGCCATTGTTTTCTGGCTCCTGGGCTTCCACTTGCGCAGGAACGCTTTCTCCGTCTACATCCTCAACCTGGCCCTGGCtgacttccttttcctcctctgtcaCGTCATAGACTCGACGCTGCTTCTGCTCAAGTTTTCCTATCCGAACATTGTCTTTCTCCCGTGCTTTAACACCATCATGATGGTGCCCTACATCGCAGGCCTGAGCATGCTCAGCGCCATCAGCACGGAGCGCTGTCTCTCTGTCCTGTGTCCCATCTGGTACCGCTGCCGCCGCCCCAAACACACATCAACCGTCACCTGTGCTGCCATCTGGGTCCTGTCACTGTTGACCTGCATTCTGAACAGGTATTTCTGTGGCTTCTTGGATACCAAATACGAAAACGACAAGCGGTGTCTGGCATCAAACTTCTCTACTGCCGCGTGCCTGATTTTCCTGTTCGTGGTCCTCTGCACGTCCAGCCTGGCCCTGCTGGCCAGGTTGTTCTGTGGCGCTGCTCGGATGAGGCTCACCAGGCTGTATGTGACCATCATGCTCACCGTGCTGGTTTTTCTCCTCTGCGGCCTGCCCTTTGGCATTCACTGGTTCCTGCTAATCTGGATTAAGATTGATTATGGTGTATTTGCTTATGGTCTTTATCTGGCATCACTGGTCCTGACTGCTGTTAACAGCTGTGCCAACCCCATCATTTACTTCTTCGTGGGCACCTTCAGGCATCAGCTAAGGCACCAGACCCTCAAAATGGTTCTGCAGAGGGCCTTGCAGGACACACCGGAGACAGCTGAAAACACAGTGGAGATGTCAAGCAGCCGAGCAGAACCGTGA
- the LOC110559674 gene encoding mas-related G-protein coupled receptor member A isoform X3 — MGESTSAGFLSLNPSVAGIAATTTNPMDKTVPGSFNSRTLIPNLIIIISGLVGLTGNAIVFWLLGFHLRRNAFSVYILNLALADFLFLLCHVIDSTLLLLKFSYPNIVFLPCFNTIMMVPYIAGLSMLSAISTERCLSVLCPIWYRCRRPKHTSTVTCAAIWVLSLLTCILNRYFCGFLDTKYENDKRCLASNFSTAACLIFLFVVLCTSSLALLARLFCGAARMRLTRLYVTIMLTVLVFLLCGLPFGIHWFLLIWIKIDYGVFAYGLYLASLVLTAVNSCANPIIYFFVGTFRHQLRHQTLKMVLQRALQDTPETAENTVEMSSSRAEP, encoded by the coding sequence CACGAGTGCAGGGTTTCTGAGCCTGAACCCCTCAGTCGCTGGAATAGCAGCCACGACAACCAACCCAATGGACAAAACCGTGCCTGGAAGCTTCAACAGCAGGACCCTGATCCCAAACTTGATCATCATCATCTCCGGACTGGTCGGGCTGACAGGAAACGCCATTGTTTTCTGGCTCCTGGGCTTCCACTTGCGCAGGAACGCTTTCTCCGTCTACATCCTCAACCTGGCCCTGGCtgacttccttttcctcctctgtcaCGTCATAGACTCGACGCTGCTTCTGCTCAAGTTTTCCTATCCGAACATTGTCTTTCTCCCGTGCTTTAACACCATCATGATGGTGCCCTACATCGCAGGCCTGAGCATGCTCAGCGCCATCAGCACGGAGCGCTGTCTCTCTGTCCTGTGTCCCATCTGGTACCGCTGCCGCCGCCCCAAACACACATCAACCGTCACCTGTGCTGCCATCTGGGTCCTGTCACTGTTGACCTGCATTCTGAACAGGTATTTCTGTGGCTTCTTGGATACCAAATACGAAAACGACAAGCGGTGTCTGGCATCAAACTTCTCTACTGCCGCGTGCCTGATTTTCCTGTTCGTGGTCCTCTGCACGTCCAGCCTGGCCCTGCTGGCCAGGTTGTTCTGTGGCGCTGCTCGGATGAGGCTCACCAGGCTGTATGTGACCATCATGCTCACCGTGCTGGTTTTTCTCCTCTGCGGCCTGCCCTTTGGCATTCACTGGTTCCTGCTAATCTGGATTAAGATTGATTATGGTGTATTTGCTTATGGTCTTTATCTGGCATCACTGGTCCTGACTGCTGTTAACAGCTGTGCCAACCCCATCATTTACTTCTTCGTGGGCACCTTCAGGCATCAGCTAAGGCACCAGACCCTCAAAATGGTTCTGCAGAGGGCCTTGCAGGACACACCGGAGACAGCTGAAAACACAGTGGAGATGTCAAGCAGCCGAGCAGAACCGTGA